ACGTTTGTACTGTTGGAGAATACAATAATTCGGCATCTCTAGCAAAAGAATATCCTTTTGTAATTGATGTATACGCTTGTATTAAACCTACGGGTAACATACTTAAAAACACCATGGCAACTAAACCAATATTTAACAACCAAAAAGCTCTTTTTAGTTTTACAGAACTCCAAACTCTGTCTGAATAAAAACGTAAACAGATAATAATAAAGCCCATTCCTAATAAACCGTACACACCAAATAAAGCGGTATGCGCATGCACTGCTGTGGTATTTAACCCTTGAATATAATACAATGCAATTGGTGGGTTAATTAAGAAACCAAATACACCTGCACCTACCATGTTCCAAAATGCAACAGCAATAAAGAAAAATATTGGCCATTTGTATTTCTGCATCCATTCATTAGATTTTAAAAGGTTCCAATTTTCACGAATCTCAAATCCCATTAAAGTTAACGGTACAACCTCTAAAGCACTAAATGTAGCCCCTAAAGCAATTGCTTGCACAGGTGTACCAGAATAATATAAGTGGTGTAAAGTTCCTATAATTCCACCTGCTAAAAAGATCGTTGCAGAAGCTATCGATGCTTTTCCTGCTGTTTTTGCTGATAAAATTTTCATTCTTAAGAAAATAAATGCAATAATAACGGTTGCAAAAACTTCGAAGAAACCTTCTACCCAAAGGTGTACCAACCACCATCTCCAATAATTAATTACAGGTAAGCTACTGTTTTCTCCGTACATTAATCCTGAGAAGAAAAACATACCAATGGCAATTACAGAAATCAATAATATGATTAATAAGTGTTTAGAATCATCATTTTTCTTAATTGCATACACCACGTGTCTACCCACCATAAGAACCCATAAAACCAAGCCAATACCTAAAAATATTTGCCAGAATCTACCTAAATCCATGTATTCATATCCTTGATGACCAAAGAAGAAATTGGTAGTTAAATCTAAAAATTGATGTACACCTAACCACTCGCCCATCATAGAACCTAATACAATAATTAATAAGGCGATAAAAAGAAAATTGATTCCGAAAATTTGAAACTTCATTTCTTTACCACTAATCATTGGTGCTAAAAATAATCCTGTTGCTAACCATGTTGCTGCAATCCAAAATACAGCCAATTGTGTATGCCAAGTTCTTGTAATTGAATATGGAAGAAAACTAGATAAATCAAAACCAAAAAATGCTTGTCCTTCTACCGTATAATGTACTGTTAAAGCTCCTAAAACTACTTGTAAAGCTATTAATAATGAGATTACAATAAAATATTTTAAAACGGCTCTTTGAGATCTCGTTAAGATTAAAGTATCTAAAGGATCTTTATCTGGGTGCTTTACTGCTTCACCTTTTTCGTGATTACGAATGTAGTAATAAGTTAATCCTCCAATAAACAATAATAAAAGTATTATAGAAAATCCTGACCATATTTGAGAATCTGGCGTAATTGTATTGTCAATTAATGGTTCAAACGGCCAATTAGAAGTATAAGTATACTCTTTTTCTGGTCTGTTAGTACTTGCTGCCCAAGAAGTCCAGAATAAAAAAGCATTTAATTGTGCTAATTTAGTGGTGTCTTCTAAAGCTCCTTTAGGAATTGCATACTTTTCATGTCCGTTAGAAAAAATATCTGTATAATGCTTATAATTCTCTAAAATAGCAGCATAACGATCTTTAGAAATAGTGATGCTTCCTGTTTTAGCATTGTAAGTATTTGTTTTAATATTTTTAATTAAACGTGCTTTTAAAGCTGCTTTATTTTCTACACCTAAATCTTCATAGGTTGAATTAAAATCTTTTTTTGCCCAAGCATTCAACATAAATACAGCTTCTTTATGTATCCAATCTGCAGACCAATCTGGTGCAACATAACTACCATGTCCCCAAATAGAACCTACTTCCATTCCTCCAATAGATTCCCAAACATTCTGACCAATTTGTATGTCTGCTTTGGTTAAAAATATTTCTCCGGTTTCTTGTAT
The nucleotide sequence above comes from Polaribacter butkevichii. Encoded proteins:
- a CDS encoding nitric-oxide reductase large subunit; this encodes MKKVWIAFASVVTLSFIVLIWVGTEVYQTQPPIPETVIIQETGEIFLTKADIQIGQNVWESIGGMEVGSIWGHGSYVAPDWSADWIHKEAVFMLNAWAKKDFNSTYEDLGVENKAALKARLIKNIKTNTYNAKTGSITISKDRYAAILENYKHYTDIFSNGHEKYAIPKGALEDTTKLAQLNAFLFWTSWAASTNRPEKEYTYTSNWPFEPLIDNTITPDSQIWSGFSIILLLLFIGGLTYYYIRNHEKGEAVKHPDKDPLDTLILTRSQRAVLKYFIVISLLIALQVVLGALTVHYTVEGQAFFGFDLSSFLPYSITRTWHTQLAVFWIAATWLATGLFLAPMISGKEMKFQIFGINFLFIALLIIVLGSMMGEWLGVHQFLDLTTNFFFGHQGYEYMDLGRFWQIFLGIGLVLWVLMVGRHVVYAIKKNDDSKHLLIILLISVIAIGMFFFSGLMYGENSSLPVINYWRWWLVHLWVEGFFEVFATVIIAFIFLRMKILSAKTAGKASIASATIFLAGGIIGTLHHLYYSGTPVQAIALGATFSALEVVPLTLMGFEIRENWNLLKSNEWMQKYKWPIFFFIAVAFWNMVGAGVFGFLINPPIALYYIQGLNTTAVHAHTALFGVYGLLGMGFIIICLRFYSDRVWSSVKLKRAFWLLNIGLVAMVFLSMLPVGLIQAYTSITKGYSFARDAELLYSPTVQTFKWMRMIGDVIFSGGIFYFCWFTIQETIYCIKKKN